A region of Panicum virgatum strain AP13 chromosome 8N, P.virgatum_v5, whole genome shotgun sequence DNA encodes the following proteins:
- the LOC120686209 gene encoding HVA22-like protein e: MGKLWTILTHLHSLAGPTVMLLYPLYASVQAMESPSKLDDEQWLAYWILYSFITLMEMVLESLIYWIPIWYELKLLFIAWLVLPNFRGAAFIYDKFVREQLRKHGLTAGGGKVKKDDKSPSSSPKDKEKPKSKFLAFVTPKKDHEAY; encoded by the exons ATGGGGAAGCTCTGGACGATCCTCACTCACCTCCACTCCCTCGCAGG GCCAACGGTCATGCTCCTGTACCCCCTGTACGCGTCGGTGCAGGCGATGGAGAGCCCGTCGAAGCTTGACGACGAGCAGTGGCTCGCCTACTGGATCCTCTACTCCTTCATCACGCTCATGGAGATGGTGCTCGAGTCCCTCATCTACTG GATCCCGATTTGGTACGAGCTGAAGCTGCTGTTCATCGCGTGGCTGGTGCTCCCCAACTTCAGGGGCGCGGCCTTCATCTACGACAAGTTCGTCAGGGAGCAGCTCCGGAAGCACGgcctcaccgccggcggcggcaaggtcAAGAAGGACGACAAGTCGCCCTCGTCTTCTCCCAAGGACAAGGAGAAGCCCAAGAGCAAGTTCCTTGCCTTCGTCACCCCCAAGAAG GATCACGAAGCTTACTGA
- the LOC120685972 gene encoding HVA22-like protein e isoform X2, producing MGKLWTILSHLYSLSGPIVTLLYPSYASVQAMESSSKLQDEQWLAYWILYSLITLMEMVLHSLICWIPIWYELKLLFIVWLVLPNFRGAAFIYNKFVREQVKKYAILAASDPGSVSNNDCAYEDKVISASPKEKKKLRGDYFPWSFPRSGERTALRS from the exons ATGGGAAAGCTTTGGACGATCCTGTCTCACCTTTACTCCTTATCAGG GCCTATTGTCACTCTACTTTACCCCTC ATATGCGTCGGTGCAGGCGATGGAGAGCTCGTCAAAGCTCCAAGACGAGCAGTGGCTGGCCTACTGGATCCTTTACTCACTCATCACCCTCATGGAGATGGTGCTGCACTCCCTCATCTGCTG GATTCCAATTTGGTATGAGCTGAAGCTGCTGTTTATAGTCTGGTTGGTGCTCCCAAACTTCAGGGGAGCAGCATTCATCtataacaagtttgtgagagAGCAGGTGAAGAAGTATGCCATACTAGCTGCTAGTGATCCTGGTAGCGTTAGCAACAATGACTGTGCTTACGAGGACAAGGTCATTTCTGCTTCtccaaaagagaaaaaaaaactaagaggAGACTACTTTCCATGGTCATTCCCAAGAAG TGGGGAGAGAACGGCTCTTCGAAGTTAA
- the LOC120685972 gene encoding HVA22-like protein e isoform X1 produces the protein MTGLVFLLIFCFCGSIHNFVSVLVYQRYYRPIVTLLYPSYASVQAMESSSKLQDEQWLAYWILYSLITLMEMVLHSLICWIPIWYELKLLFIVWLVLPNFRGAAFIYNKFVREQVKKYAILAASDPGSVSNNDCAYEDKVISASPKEKKKLRGDYFPWSFPRSGERTALRS, from the exons ATGACCGGTTTGGtctttttattaattttttgttTCTGCGGTTCAATTCATAATTTTGTTTCTGTTCTCGTGTATCAACGTTACTACAGGCCTATTGTCACTCTACTTTACCCCTC ATATGCGTCGGTGCAGGCGATGGAGAGCTCGTCAAAGCTCCAAGACGAGCAGTGGCTGGCCTACTGGATCCTTTACTCACTCATCACCCTCATGGAGATGGTGCTGCACTCCCTCATCTGCTG GATTCCAATTTGGTATGAGCTGAAGCTGCTGTTTATAGTCTGGTTGGTGCTCCCAAACTTCAGGGGAGCAGCATTCATCtataacaagtttgtgagagAGCAGGTGAAGAAGTATGCCATACTAGCTGCTAGTGATCCTGGTAGCGTTAGCAACAATGACTGTGCTTACGAGGACAAGGTCATTTCTGCTTCtccaaaagagaaaaaaaaactaagaggAGACTACTTTCCATGGTCATTCCCAAGAAG TGGGGAGAGAACGGCTCTTCGAAGTTAA